The Bombus huntii isolate Logan2020A chromosome 6, iyBomHunt1.1, whole genome shotgun sequence genome window below encodes:
- the LOC126866832 gene encoding cryptochrome-1-like produces the protein MTGSRSSEINPDVTVRGEGGKHTVHWFRKGLRLHDNPSLREGLTGATTFRCVFVLDPWFAGSTNVGINKWRFLLQCLEDLDCSLRKLNSRLFVIRGQPADALPKLFKEWGTTNLTFEEDPEPFGRVRDHNISALCKELGISVVQKVSHTLYKLDEIIERNGGKPPLTYHQFQNVVASMDPPEPSVPTVTSACIGSAYTPLKEDHDDHYGVPTLEELGFDTEGLLPPVWVGGESEALARLERHLERKAWVASFGRPKMTPQSLLPSQTGLSPYLRFGCLSTRLFYYQLTDLYKKIKKAVPPLSLHGQLLWREFFYCAATKNPNFDRMQGNPICVQIPWDKNVEALAKWANGQTGFPWIDAIMTQLREEGWIHHLARHAVACFLTRGDLWISWEEGMKVFDELLLDADWSVNAGMWMWLSCSSFFQQFFHCYCPVRFGRKADPNGDYIRRYLPILKNFPTRYIHEPWNAPLSVQRAAKCIIGKDYSLPMVNHSKSSRINIERMKQVYQQLNKYRGNGASLKGETVGLLNALPPPSVKENEEEKKKTKQSPPPPENQSKMEALAKTTQHQQQHHQHQ, from the exons ATGACGGGTAGTCGTAGTAGCGAAATAAATCCGGATGTGACGGTGCGTGGCGAGGGTGGAAAGCATACGGTTCATTGGTTTCGCAAAGGTCTCAGGCTTCACGATAATCCTTCGCTGAGGGAAGGTCTTACCGGAGCCACTACGTTTCGTTGCGTGTTCGTTTTGGATCCATGGTTCGCCGGAAGTACCAACGTTGGCATCAATAAGTGGAG GTTCTTGCTACAGTGTTTGGAAGATCTCGACTGCTCCTTGCGAAAATTGAACTCCAGACTATTCGTGATAAGAGGTCAGCCGGCGGACGCTCTGCCGAAATTGTTCAAGGAATGGGGTACCACGAATTTGACCTTCGAGGAAGATCCAGAGCCATTCGGACGCGTGCGAGACCACAACATCTCGGCACTCTGCAAGGAGCTTGGTATCTCGGTGGTCCAAAAGGTCTCGCATACTCTTTACAAGTTGGACGA GATCATCGAGAGGAACGGAGGGAAGCCACCGTTGACTTATCATCAATTTCAAAATGTGGTTGCCAGTATGGATCCTCCAGAACCATCGGTGCCGACTGTCACTTCTGCTTGCATAGGTTCGGCCTACACCCCTCTGAAAGAGGACCACGATGATCATTACGGTGTTCCAACGCTCGAAGAACTTG GCTTCGACACGGAGGGTCTTCTTCCGCCTGTATGGGTTGGAGGCGAAAGCGAGGCTCTGGCACGGTTGGAGCGTCATCTAGAAAGGAAGGCCTGGGTGGCTAGTTTCGGGAGACCGAAAATGACCCCGCAATCATTGTTGCCCAGTCAAACCGGTCTTTCGCCTTATTTACGATTCGGATGCTTGAGTACCCGGCTATTTTATTATCAGCTCACTGACCTCTATAAGAAG ATAAAGAAAGCCGTACCACCGCTTTCGTTGCACGGGCAACTTTTATGGCGTGAATTTTTTTACTGCGCTGCTACGAAGAACCCAAATTTCGATCGGATGCAGGGTAATCCAATTTGCGTGCAAATCCCTTGGGACAAGAATGTCGAAGCACTTGCCAAGTGGGCAAAC GGCCAAACGGGATTTCCCTGGATCGATGCGATCATGACACAACTAAGAGAAGAAGGTTGGATACATCACTTGGCTAGACACGCGGTCGCCTGTTTCTTAACCAGAGGCGACCTTTGGATCTCCTGGGAAGAAGGAATGAAG GTGTTCGACGAGTTGTTGCTAGATGCTGATTGGTCGGTGAACGCGGGAATGTGGATGTGGTTATCGTGCAGTTCTTTCTTCCAACAATTCTTCCACTGCTATTGCCCGGTGAGATTCGGCAGAAAAGCTGATCCGAATGGCGATTACATTAG GCGATACTTGCcgatcttgaaaaattttCCTACGAGATATATTCATGAACCGTGGAACGCACCACTTAGCGTGCAACGTGCAGCCAAATGTATTATTGGCAAAGACTATTCATTACCGATGGTGAATCACAGCAAGAGCTCCAGGATCAACATCGAGAGAATGAAGCAAGTCTATCAgcaattaaacaaatatcgtGGAAACG GCGCCTCCCTTAAAGGAGAAACAGTTG GTTTATTGAATGCACTACCGCCTCCATCGGTAAAAGAGAACgaggaagagaagaagaagacgaagcAATCTCCGCCTCCCCCGGAGAATCAATCCAAGATGGAAGCTCTTGCCAAGACAACGCAACATCAGCAACAGCACCATCAACATCAATAA